The following are encoded together in the Bradyrhizobium sp. CCGUVB1N3 genome:
- a CDS encoding sulfite exporter TauE/SafE family protein, whose protein sequence is MIDPLYVASGFGVGLLVGMTGVGGGSLMTPLLILLFGVHPSTAVGTDLLYAAGTKTGGSVVHGWSRSVHWPAVLRLACGSIPASAVTLFVLWKLDLKSDAERSLVNLVLCFALLLTATSLIFRKAIMDRWRRSLERVEDRTTAIATVVTGAVLGVLVSISSVGAGAVGVTVLLLLYPRLPMATIVGSDIAHAVPLTLVAGTGHWALGDVDWALMGVLLMGSLPGIVLGSFSATRVPETVLRMTLACVLFVVAGKIMFVELNLSSAIVTALAWTH, encoded by the coding sequence ATGATTGACCCGCTTTACGTCGCTTCAGGATTCGGCGTCGGCCTGCTTGTCGGGATGACCGGCGTTGGCGGCGGCTCGCTGATGACCCCGCTGCTGATCCTGTTGTTCGGCGTCCATCCCTCGACCGCGGTCGGGACCGACCTGCTCTACGCCGCCGGCACCAAGACGGGCGGCAGCGTAGTGCATGGCTGGTCGCGCAGCGTGCACTGGCCCGCGGTGCTGCGGCTGGCCTGCGGCAGCATTCCGGCGAGCGCCGTGACGCTGTTCGTGCTGTGGAAGCTCGATCTCAAGAGCGACGCCGAGCGCAGCCTGGTCAATCTGGTGCTGTGCTTCGCGTTGCTGCTCACCGCAACGTCGCTGATCTTCCGCAAGGCGATCATGGATCGCTGGCGGCGTTCGCTCGAGCGCGTCGAGGACCGCACCACCGCAATCGCGACCGTGGTCACCGGTGCCGTGCTCGGCGTACTGGTCTCGATCTCATCGGTGGGCGCCGGCGCGGTCGGCGTGACCGTGCTGCTCCTGCTCTACCCGCGCCTGCCGATGGCGACCATCGTCGGCTCCGACATCGCACACGCCGTCCCGCTGACGCTGGTGGCCGGCACCGGACACTGGGCACTCGGCGACGTGGATTGGGCGCTGATGGGCGTGCTGCTGATGGGCTCGCTGCCCGGCATCGTGCTCGGCAGCTTCAGCGCGACGCGCGTGCCGGAGACGGTGCTGCGCATGACGCTTGCCTGCGTCCTCTTCGTGGTCGCCGGCAAGATCATGTTCGTTGAGCTGAACCTGTCGTCGGCGATCGTGACCGCGCTGGCCTGGACTCATTGA